One genomic region from Sulfurimonas sp. hsl 1-7 encodes:
- a CDS encoding imelysin family protein, whose protein sequence is MKLEKKIVGSLALVSALSFVGCGGGGSTTSDTSASAISAVEKKEVLTTYADIALANYTDALNDAIALQTAIDNFKVSKSEADFNATKQAWLSARESYGTTEIFRLSNGPVDAEDGWVLSLYGAPEGQMNAWPLDENMIDYTTDAEGNITSGNIIDTAGVFTPSGSEASSVDVTNITKEVLAALNENGGDANVATGYHAIEFLLWGQDQDYDSFVNDTVTNGALVAGERPLTDFTSAVNAERRLDYLDAASDLLVEDLNNTLQAWVSSETNCTTGVGCYRGALLGELTGDDTAKNIAADDALRDIFAGMGVFIKSELANERMAVAVYTPSEEDEHSCFSDNTHRDIATNYQGFVNVLKGVYKESSKGTSFYSKLSDADKSTIDQLITSIDTRVATIDSVAQSDYHFDYQIKNGNVNQQNVKYAHYDMRDLGDMMVDVAATFGITLSEDDVTDSQETDVAK, encoded by the coding sequence ATGAAATTGGAGAAAAAAATTGTAGGAAGTTTAGCTCTTGTTAGTGCTTTATCTTTTGTTGGATGTGGTGGTGGAGGCTCTACAACTTCAGATACATCTGCATCGGCTATCAGTGCGGTAGAGAAAAAAGAGGTACTTACAACATATGCAGATATTGCTCTTGCAAACTATACGGATGCTTTAAATGATGCGATCGCATTACAAACAGCGATCGATAATTTTAAAGTTTCAAAATCAGAAGCTGATTTTAATGCCACAAAACAAGCATGGCTAAGTGCTCGTGAATCATACGGAACAACAGAAATATTTCGTCTCTCAAACGGTCCTGTTGATGCAGAAGACGGTTGGGTATTAAGTTTATACGGTGCACCTGAAGGACAGATGAATGCATGGCCTTTAGATGAGAATATGATCGATTATACAACTGATGCTGAAGGGAATATAACAAGCGGAAATATTATAGATACGGCAGGAGTGTTTACACCAAGTGGAAGTGAAGCAAGCTCTGTTGATGTAACAAATATTACAAAAGAGGTACTAGCTGCGTTAAATGAAAACGGTGGGGATGCAAATGTTGCAACGGGATACCATGCGATTGAGTTTTTACTTTGGGGACAAGATCAAGACTATGACTCATTTGTAAATGACACAGTCACAAACGGTGCATTAGTAGCAGGTGAACGTCCATTAACTGACTTTACATCAGCTGTAAATGCAGAGCGCCGTTTAGATTATCTTGATGCGGCATCTGATCTTTTAGTTGAGGATCTTAACAACACTCTTCAAGCATGGGTGAGCTCTGAGACAAATTGTACAACAGGTGTTGGATGTTACCGCGGGGCACTTTTAGGTGAGTTAACCGGTGATGATACAGCCAAAAATATAGCTGCTGATGATGCACTTAGAGATATTTTTGCAGGGATGGGTGTATTTATAAAGTCTGAACTGGCAAATGAGCGTATGGCAGTAGCGGTATATACACCAAGTGAAGAGGATGAACACTCATGTTTTTCAGATAATACACACAGAGATATTGCAACAAACTATCAAGGTTTTGTAAATGTTTTAAAAGGAGTATATAAAGAGAGTTCTAAAGGGACAAGCTTCTATTCAAAACTAAGTGACGCAGACAAATCAACTATTGATCAGTTGATTACGAGCATAGACACAAGAGTAGCAACTATTGATAGTGTTGCACAAAGTGATTACCACTTTGATTATCAGATCAAAAATGGGAATGTTAACCAGCAAAATGTGAAGTATGCACACTATGATATGCGTGATCTTGGTGACATGATGGTAGATGTTGCTGCTACATTTGGAATCACACTTAGTGAAGATGACGTAACTGATTCCCAAGAAACAGACGTAGCTAAGTAA
- a CDS encoding glycoside hydrolase family 3 N-terminal domain-containing protein, with translation MKLLLTFFLFFFSLDAEINDTQLKQLIARMVIVGFEGDRLEQNATIIQDLKNYPLGGVILFDKNLKEPSKTKNIIDPKQLQELTKTLQENATQPLFISIDQEGGKVARLKPEEGFYKAPSAKEIATLSLAESRIFYKKQAQMLQENGLNLNFAPVVDLALNPENKVIAGLERSYGKTPRDVVSYASIMIEEQNRAGVLSVLKHFPGHGSSLGDSHKGFVDISDTWSEIELDPYKQLIDQNKIDLIMTAHVFNKHLDPNYPATLSYNVNTKLLREQLSFRGVIVSDDLQMKAISEHYSLKEALTLAINSGVDMVLFGNQLGSNTPEEIIETIFTEVKEQHIPLKRIVEANNRIEALHTKQKIVQRPIVFTSHRIELTKQYIKQHYDKDVENIKITPKMIVLHWTAVMNLEDSYKRLYPEELLTDRKDIANASLLNVSSHFLIDRDGTIYQLMPDDYMARHVIGLNYTTIGVENVGGEANKKEDLTPAQLQANIELVRYLKTKYPSINYLIGHHEYREFEDTPLWLERDKGYRTKKADPGDKFMNDVRSNVTDLGLKERYE, from the coding sequence TTGAAACTACTACTCACTTTTTTCCTCTTTTTCTTTTCATTAGATGCAGAGATTAACGATACACAATTAAAACAACTTATTGCAAGGATGGTTATCGTCGGCTTTGAAGGGGACAGACTCGAGCAAAATGCCACAATTATTCAAGATCTAAAAAACTATCCGCTTGGCGGAGTCATCCTTTTTGACAAGAACCTCAAAGAGCCAAGTAAAACAAAAAATATTATCGATCCAAAACAACTCCAAGAACTCACAAAAACACTCCAAGAAAATGCCACTCAACCCCTTTTTATCTCCATAGATCAAGAGGGTGGAAAAGTTGCACGCCTAAAGCCTGAAGAGGGTTTTTACAAGGCACCCTCAGCGAAAGAGATTGCAACGCTCTCTTTAGCCGAGAGCCGAATCTTTTATAAAAAACAAGCACAGATGCTGCAAGAAAACGGTCTTAACCTCAACTTTGCACCCGTAGTTGACCTTGCACTCAATCCTGAAAACAAAGTGATAGCAGGCTTAGAGCGCTCATATGGAAAAACTCCAAGAGATGTTGTAAGCTACGCTTCTATTATGATAGAGGAGCAAAACAGAGCTGGAGTGTTAAGCGTTTTAAAACATTTTCCTGGGCATGGTTCATCTTTAGGTGATTCCCATAAAGGGTTTGTTGACATCAGCGATACCTGGAGTGAGATTGAACTTGACCCCTATAAACAGCTCATCGATCAAAATAAAATTGATCTGATTATGACAGCTCACGTATTTAACAAACATCTCGATCCCAATTACCCTGCAACACTTTCATACAATGTCAATACAAAACTTTTACGTGAACAACTCAGTTTTCGCGGTGTAATTGTAAGTGATGATCTGCAGATGAAAGCTATCTCTGAGCACTACTCTTTAAAAGAGGCGCTAACACTTGCGATAAACTCGGGTGTCGATATGGTTCTCTTTGGAAACCAGTTAGGATCAAATACTCCTGAGGAGATAATTGAGACTATCTTTACAGAGGTAAAAGAGCAACATATCCCTCTTAAGCGTATTGTTGAAGCCAACAACAGAATCGAAGCACTCCATACAAAACAAAAAATTGTGCAAAGACCCATAGTTTTTACATCCCACCGCATTGAGCTGACAAAACAGTATATTAAACAACACTACGATAAAGATGTAGAGAACATAAAAATAACTCCAAAGATGATAGTTCTGCACTGGACAGCCGTAATGAATCTTGAGGACTCCTATAAACGTCTTTACCCAGAAGAGTTACTCACGGATAGAAAAGATATTGCCAACGCTTCACTTTTAAATGTCTCGTCCCACTTTTTAATTGATCGAGACGGAACTATCTACCAACTTATGCCCGATGATTATATGGCAAGACACGTAATCGGTCTTAATTACACAACAATCGGGGTTGAAAATGTCGGCGGTGAAGCAAACAAAAAAGAGGACTTAACCCCTGCACAACTCCAGGCAAACATTGAGCTGGTACGTTATCTTAAAACAAAATATCCGAGTATCAACTACCTTATCGGTCATCACGAATATAGAGAGTTTGAAGATACGCCCCTGTGGCTAGAGCGTGACAAAGGATACAGAACTAAAAAAGCAGATCCGGGCGATAAATTTATGAATGACGTGCGCTCAAACGTAACAGATTTAGGACTGAAAGAGCGTTATGAATAG
- a CDS encoding imelysin family protein, whose translation MKLRLKIISALTLMLFFIGCNGDNGYDGENGLKSGEFTSDIESSLSSIYALLQQDANQTYTQAQELAVLLEDVNNSAADLQNSQEKFLELVSSYKKVEALYVADEYENIMQDPPRYLEYFHSITNSELVAELDLILSGSDPIADALAVKNSYRSITALEYILFGVNEEQTTLLASFDERRTQAAIIMAQNIANNLQTINEFYEQNSAFLEDSDTAISIVINQLVDSAYKTKEWRVGEGAGFTLKYKDDPDAARLEYYNSRYSLEAIDSILAAHQNLLESGFKELAIIGGATSEIEAIESKLVELRTICANIETSLSNSLTDEQIYALYVDLNALQNNYTALINAFNFTQDIIEADGD comes from the coding sequence ATGAAGTTACGATTGAAAATAATAAGTGCACTCACATTGATGCTGTTTTTCATCGGATGTAACGGCGATAATGGGTATGATGGTGAAAACGGGCTAAAGAGCGGAGAGTTCACTTCGGATATAGAGAGCTCACTGAGTTCTATATATGCACTTTTACAACAAGATGCAAACCAGACATATACGCAAGCACAAGAGCTTGCAGTATTACTTGAAGATGTGAATAACTCTGCAGCAGATTTGCAAAATTCCCAAGAGAAGTTTCTTGAACTTGTAAGTAGTTATAAAAAAGTTGAAGCACTTTATGTAGCGGATGAGTATGAAAACATTATGCAAGACCCTCCCCGTTATTTGGAGTATTTTCACTCTATAACAAACAGTGAACTTGTGGCTGAACTTGATCTGATCTTATCAGGCAGTGATCCTATTGCCGATGCACTTGCTGTGAAAAACTCATATAGAAGTATAACTGCGTTAGAGTATATACTTTTTGGCGTTAATGAAGAACAAACTACGCTCTTGGCAAGTTTCGATGAAAGACGCACACAAGCGGCTATCATCATGGCACAAAACATTGCAAACAATCTGCAAACTATCAATGAGTTTTATGAGCAAAACAGTGCATTTTTAGAAGATAGCGATACCGCTATCAGCATAGTTATTAATCAGCTTGTAGATTCGGCATACAAAACAAAAGAGTGGCGTGTGGGCGAGGGTGCCGGTTTTACTCTAAAGTATAAAGATGACCCCGATGCAGCAAGGCTCGAGTACTATAACAGCAGATACTCTCTAGAGGCAATTGACTCTATTTTAGCAGCACATCAAAATCTTTTAGAATCGGGATTTAAAGAGCTTGCAATTATAGGGGGTGCAACGAGTGAAATTGAGGCAATTGAGAGTAAGCTTGTAGAACTCCGCACTATATGTGCAAATATAGAAACATCTTTGAGTAATAGTTTGACAGATGAGCAAATATATGCTCTTTATGTTGATCTGAATGCATTGCAAAACAACTATACGGCACTTATCAATGCATTCAATTTTACACAAGATATTATTGAAGCAGACGGTGATTAG
- a CDS encoding PAS domain-containing protein: protein MKNVVPTNHELVMDEDDFIVSKTDLKGQITYCNEIFLQLSKLSEAELLGQPHNIIRHPDMPRLIFKLLWERVQNKKEIFAYVKNLSADGSYYWVYANVTASVDENNNIIGYYSVRRKPNVKNLGIVIELYKTLLQEEQRGGIEASSAYLTNFLDERGVSYDEFINSIQNGSL from the coding sequence ATGAAAAATGTAGTTCCTACAAATCATGAACTTGTGATGGACGAAGATGATTTTATTGTCTCTAAAACTGATCTAAAAGGACAGATCACCTACTGTAATGAGATATTTTTACAGTTGTCAAAACTTAGTGAAGCCGAGCTGCTTGGACAACCCCATAACATTATCAGACACCCCGATATGCCGCGTTTAATCTTTAAGCTATTGTGGGAACGCGTGCAGAATAAAAAAGAGATTTTTGCATATGTAAAAAACCTTTCAGCCGATGGAAGCTACTACTGGGTATATGCAAATGTGACTGCATCGGTAGATGAAAACAATAATATTATCGGATACTACTCGGTACGTAGAAAGCCGAATGTGAAAAACCTCGGTATTGTAATTGAGCTTTACAAAACTCTTTTGCAAGAGGAGCAAAGAGGCGGAATAGAAGCTTCATCTGCTTACTTGACAAATTTTTTAGATGAACGCGGTGTTTCATACGATGAGTTTATTAATTCTATTCAAAACGGGAGTCTCTAA
- a CDS encoding GGDEF domain-containing protein, with protein sequence MINNSTFLTTIDIIPNPLIVTNGEKILLSNKSFLEFLGLESLEELQTLCKCVCHLFIEYEDFFSLKDLKEGELWVDYIYKKKNGVKVSMVSSQGEGKAFEVSVGKLEEYEKMYVVIFTDITSLESERKILEKLAYKDPLTDIYNRQIFNTMLTQAYSDKQRNGDKLSLIMLDIDHFKQVNDKYGHDMGDKVLIEFTKLINKHIRSSDIFARWGGEEFIILLPKADIDAAYRKAEELRLLVENFEDPYLPKITISLGVAEITDDDKERSCFKRADKALYKAKETRNKVVKL encoded by the coding sequence ATGATAAACAATTCTACTTTTCTAACCACTATTGATATTATTCCAAATCCTCTAATAGTTACTAACGGTGAAAAAATTCTACTTTCAAACAAGAGTTTTTTGGAGTTTTTAGGGCTTGAATCGCTAGAGGAGCTTCAAACACTTTGTAAATGTGTCTGCCATCTTTTTATAGAATACGAGGACTTTTTTTCACTCAAAGATCTTAAAGAGGGTGAACTGTGGGTAGATTATATCTACAAGAAAAAAAATGGTGTAAAAGTATCTATGGTTAGCAGTCAAGGGGAGGGAAAAGCTTTTGAGGTTTCCGTAGGTAAACTTGAAGAGTATGAAAAAATGTATGTTGTTATCTTTACGGATATCACTTCACTCGAGAGTGAAAGAAAGATTCTGGAAAAACTTGCATATAAAGATCCCTTGACAGATATCTATAATAGACAGATATTTAATACAATGCTTACACAGGCTTACAGCGATAAGCAGCGTAACGGAGATAAGCTTTCTCTCATTATGCTGGATATTGATCACTTTAAACAGGTTAACGATAAATATGGCCACGATATGGGCGATAAAGTCTTAATAGAATTTACAAAGCTTATAAATAAACATATTAGAAGCAGTGATATATTTGCAAGATGGGGTGGGGAGGAGTTTATTATTCTTCTTCCAAAAGCAGATATCGATGCAGCATATCGTAAAGCTGAAGAGTTGCGCCTTCTTGTTGAGAACTTTGAAGATCCGTATCTACCGAAAATCACCATCAGTTTAGGGGTTGCAGAGATCACTGATGATGATAAAGAGAGAAGTTGTTTTAAAAGGGCTGATAAAGCTCTGTATAAAGCAAAAGAGACACGCAATAAAGTGGTGAAACTTTAA
- the rpmI gene encoding 50S ribosomal protein L35: MPKMKSVKGAVKRFKVKKNGTVKRGTAFRSHILTKQDAQTRREQNTPKVVAKVDEKNIKAMIN, encoded by the coding sequence ATGCCAAAAATGAAATCGGTAAAAGGTGCTGTTAAGCGCTTTAAAGTTAAGAAAAATGGTACAGTTAAACGTGGTACTGCGTTTAGAAGCCACATCTTAACAAAACAAGATGCACAAACTCGTCGTGAGCAAAATACTCCTAAAGTAGTTGCTAAAGTTGACGAAAAAAACATTAAGGCTATGATTAACTAA
- the rplT gene encoding 50S ribosomal protein L20 produces the protein MPRVKTGVVRRRRHKKILKLAKGFYSGRRKHFRKAKEQLERSMMYAFRDRKQKKREFRKLWIIRINAACRLNGMNYSTFMNGLHKSGIELDRKILADMAMNDAAAFTKVVEASKAALA, from the coding sequence ATGCCAAGAGTAAAAACTGGTGTTGTTCGTAGAAGAAGACACAAAAAAATATTAAAATTAGCAAAAGGTTTCTATAGTGGTCGTCGTAAACACTTTAGAAAAGCTAAGGAACAATTAGAACGTTCAATGATGTATGCGTTCCGTGACCGTAAGCAAAAGAAACGTGAATTCCGTAAATTATGGATCATCCGTATCAATGCTGCATGTCGTTTAAACGGTATGAACTACTCAACTTTCATGAACGGACTACACAAATCTGGCATCGAGCTTGACCGTAAAATTCTTGCTGATATGGCTATGAATGATGCTGCTGCTTTCACTAAAGTAGTAGAAGCTTCAAAAGCTGCACTAGCATAA
- a CDS encoding sodium:solute symporter, producing MNSAFSSLDWAIFATYLVILALSSYFFSKVKITSTKEYFTSANSIPALAAAISIVATTQSAATFLGVPEFAYKHNFTLIGFYISSLLAVLFVAYVFVPKFYAIKALTVYELLEKRYGENSKRQAGVMFLVGRVLASGARLYIAALAVSMILFLDISFLHMVFAISLLLIGALIYTYFGGVKSVIYSDIIQTIVYVSAGAVVFYYLYTSLHVENIYETLNSLGKLQLLETSIDGKFSIYGLLGGWLLLNIAAFGLDQDMSQRVLSCKDTKEAQRSLILSILFTIPIVLLFLGIGALLYLHYQNNEIVQSFGDEKITIFMYYILNEMPEGLRGFVTVGAIAAALSSTNSVLGAMSSVAIEDIYKPYKLKKEPSTNERHFLKASRTGVLLFALALFSMAVISYFWQRYLEVSLIAFALGVMAFAYTGLLGVYFSAIFTNRGSAKLVPFALFGGFLTVLLLQTSALGFSIGYDWQIAAGTLIAFLIMMTGAENG from the coding sequence ATGAATAGTGCTTTTTCTTCACTTGACTGGGCTATATTTGCAACCTATCTTGTTATCTTGGCATTAAGTTCGTATTTCTTCTCAAAAGTAAAGATAACCTCAACAAAAGAGTACTTCACCTCAGCCAATTCAATTCCGGCACTTGCTGCTGCAATCTCTATCGTCGCCACTACACAATCAGCCGCAACCTTTTTAGGTGTCCCCGAGTTTGCCTACAAACATAACTTTACCCTTATAGGGTTTTATATCTCCTCACTTTTGGCGGTGTTGTTTGTAGCGTATGTTTTTGTCCCGAAATTTTATGCGATCAAGGCACTCACCGTTTATGAACTTTTGGAAAAACGCTACGGAGAGAACTCAAAACGACAAGCGGGAGTTATGTTTTTAGTCGGACGGGTACTCGCCAGCGGTGCACGCCTCTACATCGCCGCCCTTGCGGTAAGTATGATCCTCTTTTTGGATATCTCCTTTTTACATATGGTTTTTGCTATCTCGCTACTGCTTATTGGAGCACTTATCTACACCTATTTCGGCGGGGTAAAATCGGTCATCTACAGCGACATTATCCAGACTATTGTTTACGTTAGTGCCGGCGCTGTAGTTTTTTACTACCTCTACACCTCACTGCATGTCGAGAATATCTATGAAACGCTGAACTCTCTTGGCAAACTGCAACTCCTTGAGACCTCTATAGATGGGAAATTTAGCATCTACGGTCTTCTTGGAGGATGGCTGCTTTTAAATATTGCAGCATTTGGACTTGATCAAGATATGAGTCAAAGGGTACTCTCGTGTAAAGACACAAAAGAGGCACAGCGCTCACTCATACTCTCCATCCTTTTTACCATCCCAATCGTCCTTTTATTTTTGGGTATAGGTGCCCTTTTATATCTTCACTACCAAAACAATGAGATAGTGCAAAGTTTCGGCGATGAAAAGATCACAATCTTTATGTACTACATCTTAAATGAGATGCCCGAAGGTCTGCGAGGCTTTGTAACGGTTGGTGCAATTGCGGCTGCACTCTCATCGACAAACTCGGTTTTAGGGGCTATGAGTTCGGTGGCCATTGAAGATATATATAAACCCTACAAACTAAAAAAAGAGCCCTCTACAAATGAGAGACACTTTTTAAAAGCTTCAAGAACGGGAGTATTACTCTTTGCACTTGCACTCTTTTCAATGGCAGTTATCAGCTACTTTTGGCAGCGCTATCTCGAAGTTTCACTTATTGCTTTTGCATTAGGGGTAATGGCGTTTGCTTATACTGGACTTTTAGGGGTCTATTTTTCTGCTATATTTACAAATAGGGGGAGTGCAAAGCTTGTCCCTTTTGCACTTTTTGGCGGTTTTTTAACGGTACTGCTTCTGCAAACTTCAGCGTTGGGGTTTTCCATAGGATATGACTGGCAAATTGCAGCTGGAACACTTATCGCTTTTCTCATAATGATGACAGGAGCTGAAAATGGCTAA
- a CDS encoding FAD:protein FMN transferase codes for MKRIGLIFLLLCIALSAQTRTQVHMGTLVSITVDDHQELIDDGFAIIREVDYALSSYKAEGDIYKLNYWHFVQIHPLTYEALKLSQDYYETTYGYFDITIGSITKDLYRFGENKEFIPHPLLLQAAKVGFSGLKYNQETAQISKGIKVDLGGMGKGFGVQKVTEFFIKKGVKKAIVAASGDIRCIGICKVGVQDPFSEGKLFDIETKKSVSGITTSGNYRRYVASQKNNHLISPYLRQSEKTFASITLISELSSSDLDAYATAVSVMPYTLAKQFLDEKPLGYILITTDKKLIISKNFEEYATIIEQ; via the coding sequence TTGAAACGAATTGGTCTGATTTTTCTTCTCTTGTGTATCGCTTTATCTGCACAAACCCGTACGCAGGTCCATATGGGTACACTTGTAAGTATCACTGTAGATGATCACCAAGAGTTGATCGATGATGGTTTTGCCATTATCCGTGAAGTTGATTATGCACTCTCCTCTTATAAAGCTGAAGGTGACATCTATAAACTCAATTATTGGCACTTTGTACAAATTCACCCCTTAACTTATGAGGCATTAAAGCTTTCACAAGATTACTATGAAACAACATACGGTTATTTTGATATCACTATAGGTTCGATCACAAAGGATCTTTACCGCTTTGGGGAAAACAAAGAGTTTATCCCACATCCTCTATTATTACAAGCTGCAAAAGTGGGATTTTCAGGTTTAAAATATAATCAGGAAACTGCACAGATAAGTAAAGGGATAAAGGTCGATTTAGGTGGTATGGGAAAAGGGTTCGGTGTTCAAAAAGTAACGGAGTTTTTTATAAAAAAAGGTGTGAAAAAAGCGATAGTGGCTGCAAGCGGAGATATTCGCTGTATAGGGATTTGTAAAGTTGGTGTACAGGATCCTTTTAGCGAAGGAAAACTTTTTGATATAGAAACCAAAAAATCTGTTAGCGGGATTACTACAAGTGGAAACTATCGCCGCTATGTTGCTTCACAAAAAAACAACCATCTAATAAGTCCATATCTTCGTCAAAGTGAAAAAACTTTTGCCTCTATTACGTTGATCTCTGAGCTTAGCAGTAGTGATCTTGATGCTTATGCAACGGCAGTATCAGTTATGCCTTATACCCTTGCAAAACAGTTTTTAGATGAAAAACCTTTAGGGTATATCTTAATTACAACAGATAAAAAGCTCATCATAAGTAAAAACTTTGAAGAATATGCAACGATCATTGAACAATAA
- a CDS encoding di-heme oxidoredictase family protein gives MPRVTTTLILTGFLFAACSSDTTTKDTTAIYTQDKSNHVFTQAVKLSREDEDYRILGKSFFKIPWVEAPSATTARDGLGPLFSANTCIHCHPHNGAGIALDKDGNIHRSLVMRLSIPSEKKLNNDLMLRNGFIPEPTYGGQLSFNGVSDVKYEGSAALSYVERKGAFKDGETYTLHEPHYELKNLQYGAMQQDANVAPHIALALIGLGAIEDIAAEEILKNEDIDDKDKDGISGKANWVYNPETNTTALGRFTWKAASATVKHQSANAAHNDMGLSNPLYPSDNCTDKQEECLKAPKGRGGFDLPMERLDAITYYLKTLKIPAQRKTGGFEKGEQLFNELGCVKCHVDSFTTRKGVEIYPYSDFLLHDMGERLGDGHTIFKAEANEFRTPPLWGIGLYEKVSGELNLLHDGRAKSISEAILWHGGEAQAQKEAFRQLDKKQRETLLEFLKGI, from the coding sequence ATGCCGAGAGTGACAACTACCTTAATATTAACTGGATTTTTATTTGCAGCTTGTAGCAGCGATACTACAACAAAAGATACAACTGCAATCTATACACAAGATAAAAGCAATCATGTTTTTACTCAAGCGGTAAAACTCTCCCGTGAGGATGAGGATTACCGTATTCTTGGAAAAAGTTTCTTTAAAATCCCGTGGGTGGAAGCACCCTCGGCAACTACGGCTCGTGACGGTTTAGGACCTCTATTTTCTGCAAACACTTGTATACATTGCCATCCGCATAACGGTGCAGGGATAGCTCTTGATAAAGATGGAAATATTCACAGATCGTTAGTGATGCGTCTCTCGATTCCATCAGAAAAAAAGCTTAATAATGACTTGATGTTGAGAAACGGTTTTATCCCAGAACCTACTTATGGAGGACAGCTCAGTTTTAATGGGGTGAGTGATGTAAAGTATGAGGGAAGTGCAGCACTCTCTTATGTAGAGAGAAAAGGTGCCTTTAAAGACGGTGAGACCTATACACTCCATGAGCCTCATTATGAGCTAAAAAACTTGCAATACGGTGCCATGCAGCAGGATGCCAATGTTGCACCGCATATTGCCCTTGCTCTTATTGGACTCGGTGCTATTGAAGATATTGCAGCCGAAGAGATCCTAAAAAACGAAGATATTGATGATAAAGATAAAGACGGGATCTCCGGCAAGGCTAACTGGGTATATAACCCTGAGACAAATACAACTGCACTTGGACGCTTTACATGGAAAGCAGCCTCGGCTACCGTAAAACACCAGAGTGCAAATGCAGCTCATAACGATATGGGGCTCTCAAACCCACTCTATCCAAGTGATAACTGCACGGATAAACAAGAGGAGTGTTTAAAAGCTCCAAAAGGGCGTGGAGGGTTTGACCTTCCGATGGAAAGGCTCGATGCGATCACTTACTATCTCAAAACACTTAAAATTCCCGCTCAGAGAAAAACCGGCGGTTTTGAGAAGGGAGAACAGCTCTTTAATGAGCTTGGATGTGTGAAGTGTCATGTAGATAGTTTTACGACACGAAAAGGGGTTGAGATTTACCCTTACAGCGATTTTTTACTCCATGATATGGGTGAAAGACTTGGTGACGGGCACACTATTTTTAAAGCCGAGGCAAACGAGTTCCGTACACCGCCGCTTTGGGGGATAGGTTTATATGAAAAGGTCTCAGGTGAATTGAATCTTTTACACGACGGACGTGCAAAAAGTATCTCTGAGGCTATTTTATGGCATGGAGGCGAGGCACAGGCTCAGAAAGAGGCTTTTAGACAGCTAGATAAAAAACAAAGAGAGACTCTTTTAGAGTTTTTAAAAGGAATATAA